Proteins encoded in a region of the Cupriavidus pauculus genome:
- the glyQ gene encoding glycine--tRNA ligase subunit alpha, producing the protein MLTFQQMILTLQAYWDRQGCALLQPIDLEVGAGTSHVHTFLRAIGPEPWRAAYVQPSRRPKDGRYGENPNRLQHYYQYQVVLKPAPENILELYLGSLEALGLDLKQNDIRFVEDDWENPTLGAWGLGWEVWLNGMEVTQFTYFQQVGGIDCKPITGEITYGIERLAMYLQKVENVYDLVWTEWVENGETRRLTYGDVYHQNEVEQSTYNFEHSNTDILFRHFSEHEGEAKRLMGEVKEGEAPSGTRLALPAYEQVLKAAHTFNLLDARGAISVTERAAYIGRIRNLSRQVAQAYYDSREALGFPMCGNGARA; encoded by the coding sequence ATGCTGACCTTCCAACAAATGATTCTGACCCTGCAGGCCTACTGGGACCGGCAGGGTTGCGCGTTGCTGCAACCGATCGATCTGGAGGTCGGCGCGGGCACGTCGCACGTGCATACGTTCCTGCGCGCGATCGGCCCCGAGCCGTGGCGTGCCGCGTACGTGCAGCCGTCGCGCCGGCCCAAGGACGGCCGCTACGGCGAGAACCCGAACCGCCTGCAGCATTACTACCAGTACCAGGTGGTGCTGAAGCCCGCGCCCGAGAACATCCTCGAGCTGTACCTCGGTTCGCTCGAGGCGCTCGGACTGGACCTCAAGCAGAACGACATCCGCTTCGTCGAGGACGACTGGGAGAATCCGACGCTGGGCGCATGGGGCCTGGGCTGGGAAGTCTGGCTCAACGGCATGGAAGTGACGCAGTTCACCTACTTCCAGCAAGTGGGCGGCATCGACTGCAAGCCCATCACGGGCGAGATCACGTACGGCATCGAACGCCTCGCGATGTACCTGCAGAAGGTCGAGAACGTTTATGACCTCGTATGGACCGAATGGGTCGAGAACGGCGAGACACGCCGGCTGACCTACGGCGACGTGTACCACCAGAACGAAGTGGAACAGTCGACGTACAACTTCGAGCACAGCAATACCGACATCCTGTTCCGCCATTTCTCGGAACACGAGGGTGAGGCCAAGCGCCTCATGGGCGAGGTCAAGGAAGGCGAAGCGCCGAGCGGCACGCGCCTGGCCCTGCCCGCCTACGAACAGGTGCTCAAGGCCGCCCACACGTTCAACCTGCTGGACGCGCGCGGCGCGATCTCCGTGACCGAGCGCGCGGCGTATATCGGCCGCATCCGCAATCTGTCGCGTCAGGTTGCGCAGGCCTACTACGATTCGCGGGAGGCCCTCGGCTTTCCGATGTGCGGCAACGGGGCACGCGCATGA
- the glyS gene encoding glycine--tRNA ligase subunit beta, with translation MSQLMTDSLLIELFTEELPPKALARLGDAFAQGLFAGLRERDLLEPGAAVTPFATPRRLAALVTGVRRAAPDREQREKVLPLTVALDAAGAPTAPLAKKLAALAKSIGVESIDWQTLERASDGKADAFFHRYTARGATLAGGLQAALDETLGKLPIPKVMSYQRPDGTTVHFVRPAHSLIALFGAEIVPVSVLGLDASNITQGHRFLSHGMIEIPHANDYAALLESKGRVVASYADRRERIRSSLLAEAGADQVIMPDALLDEVNSLVEWPVVYACHFEETFLSVPQECLILTMQTNQKYFALTDASGHLRNRFLIVSNLATETPQSIITGNERVVRPRLADAKFFFDQDRKKTLASRVPQLANVVYHNKIGSQLDRVQRLQQIAGHIAETMNGTGAPVDQAAAMRGAELAKADLLTDMVGEFPELQGTMGTYYARHDHEDHDVALACSEHYRPRFAGDALPEGNVSTAVALADKLETLVGIWGIGLQPTGEKDPFALRRHALGILRMLIEKPLAVKLDTLLALTEQSFAGIAAVKPAREAILDFLYDRVRGYLKDKGYTTNEVEAVVSLRPQALHDIMGRMEAVRTFAALPEAEALAAANKRITNILRKTDEAIGTVDAALFQEDAERTLHTAIERVRPGVEAAFAGGDFTAALRDLAQLREAVDQFFNDVMVMADDARLRANRLALLASLHALANRVADISKLAA, from the coding sequence ATGTCGCAACTGATGACCGATTCGCTGCTGATCGAACTGTTCACCGAAGAGCTGCCGCCCAAGGCGCTGGCCCGACTCGGTGACGCGTTTGCACAAGGCCTGTTTGCCGGCCTGCGCGAGCGCGACCTGCTCGAGCCCGGTGCCGCCGTGACGCCGTTTGCCACGCCGCGCCGCCTGGCCGCGCTGGTCACGGGCGTACGCCGTGCCGCGCCGGACCGCGAGCAGCGCGAGAAGGTGCTGCCGCTGACCGTGGCGCTCGACGCCGCCGGCGCGCCCACCGCCCCGCTCGCCAAGAAACTCGCGGCGCTGGCCAAGTCCATCGGCGTGGAGTCGATCGACTGGCAGACGCTCGAGCGCGCTTCGGACGGCAAGGCCGACGCGTTTTTCCACCGCTACACCGCGCGCGGCGCCACGCTGGCCGGCGGCCTGCAGGCGGCGCTCGACGAGACGCTGGGCAAGCTGCCGATTCCGAAGGTGATGAGCTACCAGCGCCCGGACGGCACCACGGTGCATTTCGTGCGTCCCGCACATAGCCTCATCGCGCTGTTCGGCGCCGAGATCGTGCCCGTGTCGGTGCTCGGCCTCGATGCCAGCAACATCACGCAGGGCCACCGGTTCCTGTCGCACGGCATGATCGAGATTCCGCATGCCAACGATTACGCCGCGCTGCTCGAGTCGAAGGGCCGCGTGGTCGCGAGCTACGCCGATCGCCGCGAACGCATCCGCTCCTCGCTGCTGGCCGAAGCCGGCGCCGATCAGGTGATCATGCCCGACGCGCTGCTCGACGAAGTGAACTCGCTCGTGGAATGGCCCGTGGTCTACGCCTGCCACTTCGAGGAAACGTTCCTCTCGGTGCCGCAGGAGTGCCTGATCCTGACGATGCAGACCAACCAGAAGTACTTTGCGCTCACCGATGCCAGCGGGCATCTGCGCAACCGCTTCCTGATCGTCTCGAACCTCGCCACGGAAACGCCGCAGTCGATCATCACCGGCAACGAGCGCGTGGTGCGTCCGCGCCTGGCCGACGCCAAGTTCTTCTTCGACCAGGATCGCAAGAAGACGCTGGCCTCGCGCGTGCCGCAGCTTGCGAACGTCGTGTATCACAACAAGATCGGCTCGCAGCTGGACCGCGTGCAGCGCCTGCAGCAGATCGCCGGCCATATCGCCGAGACCATGAACGGCACCGGCGCGCCGGTAGACCAGGCTGCCGCGATGCGCGGCGCCGAGCTCGCGAAGGCCGACCTGCTGACCGACATGGTCGGCGAGTTCCCCGAACTGCAGGGCACGATGGGCACGTACTACGCGCGCCACGACCACGAGGACCATGACGTGGCGCTGGCCTGCTCGGAACACTACCGTCCCCGCTTTGCCGGCGACGCGCTGCCGGAAGGCAACGTGAGCACGGCCGTGGCGCTGGCCGACAAGCTCGAGACGCTGGTCGGCATCTGGGGCATCGGCCTGCAGCCGACGGGCGAGAAGGATCCGTTCGCGCTGCGCCGCCACGCGCTCGGCATCCTGCGCATGCTGATCGAGAAGCCGCTCGCGGTAAAGCTCGACACGCTGCTGGCGCTGACCGAGCAGTCGTTTGCCGGCATCGCCGCGGTAAAGCCCGCGCGCGAGGCGATTCTGGACTTCCTGTACGACCGCGTGCGCGGCTACCTGAAGGACAAGGGCTACACGACGAACGAAGTGGAAGCCGTGGTCAGCCTGCGTCCGCAGGCGCTGCACGACATCATGGGCCGTATGGAAGCGGTGCGCACGTTCGCGGCGCTGCCCGAGGCGGAAGCGCTCGCGGCCGCCAACAAGCGCATCACGAACATCCTGCGCAAGACCGACGAAGCCATCGGCACCGTCGATGCGGCACTGTTCCAGGAAGACGCCGAGCGCACGCTGCACACCGCCATCGAGCGCGTGCGCCCGGGCGTGGAAGCGGCGTTCGCCGGCGGCGATTTCACGGCCGCGCTGCGCGACCTCGCGCAATTGCGCGAGGCGGTGGACCAGTTCTTCAACGACGTGATGGTGATGGCCGACGATGCGCGCCTGCGCGCGAACCGGCTTGCCCTGCTGGCGTCGCTGCACGCGCTCGCCAACCGGGTAGCCGACATCTCCAAGCTCGCTGCCTGA
- the gmhB gene encoding D-glycero-beta-D-manno-heptose 1,7-bisphosphate 7-phosphatase, translating into MPQTPPRFVILDRDGVVNLDSDQFIKTPDEWVPIPGSLEAIAALNQAGFRVVIASNQSGIGRGLFEMSALNAMHEKMYKALASLGGRVEAVFFCPHTAADGCDCRKPKPGMFEQIGERFGIELRAVPVVGDSLRDLEAGVAVGCVPHLVLTGKGRKTQDKGGLPAGTRIHDDLTAFARWLVTGDDAQSAHKSPAPSHEPPNEAPRAQPR; encoded by the coding sequence ATGCCACAGACACCGCCCCGCTTCGTCATCCTCGATCGCGATGGCGTCGTCAACCTCGACAGCGATCAGTTCATCAAGACGCCCGATGAATGGGTGCCGATTCCCGGCAGCCTCGAGGCGATCGCCGCGCTGAACCAGGCCGGCTTTCGCGTCGTGATCGCGAGCAACCAGTCGGGCATCGGCCGTGGCCTGTTCGAGATGAGCGCCCTCAACGCGATGCACGAGAAGATGTACAAGGCGCTGGCCAGCCTCGGCGGGCGCGTGGAGGCGGTATTCTTCTGCCCCCATACGGCCGCCGATGGCTGCGACTGCCGCAAGCCGAAGCCCGGCATGTTCGAGCAGATCGGCGAGCGTTTCGGCATCGAGCTGCGCGCGGTACCCGTGGTCGGCGACTCGCTGCGCGACCTCGAGGCCGGCGTGGCCGTTGGCTGCGTGCCGCACCTCGTGCTGACCGGCAAGGGCCGGAAGACGCAAGACAAGGGTGGCCTGCCTGCCGGCACGCGCATCCACGACGACCTGACCGCCTTCGCGCGCTGGCTGGTCACCGGCGACGATGCGCAATCGGCGCACAAGTCCCCGGCCCCCTCACACGAGCCTCCGAACGAGGCTCCCCGCGCGCAACCCCGATGA
- a CDS encoding lysophospholipid acyltransferase family protein — translation MIFIRSLLFAIYLVVLTPPYACACFIVFPFMNAANRFRFVQGWTRLVIWAARGICGIKYRIEGMDHMRTMLDKPVVLLSKHQSAWETVAYVALMPKPLCFVFKRELLFVPFFGWALGMLKMVHINRKDGSRAFAQAANQGRERLAEGAWIIMFPEGTRTPSGMANPRYKSGGARLAAETGAWILPMAVNSGRVWPRNSFRKYPGTVTISIGPAISSANRTADQLNTEVQTWVEAEMRRIDADSYRGERGAQDKAPA, via the coding sequence ATGATCTTCATTCGTTCCCTGCTGTTCGCCATCTACCTGGTGGTCCTGACGCCGCCGTACGCGTGCGCCTGCTTTATCGTCTTTCCGTTCATGAACGCCGCGAACCGGTTCCGCTTCGTGCAGGGCTGGACGCGGCTCGTGATCTGGGCCGCGCGCGGCATCTGCGGCATCAAGTACCGCATCGAGGGCATGGACCACATGCGCACGATGCTGGACAAGCCCGTGGTGCTGCTGTCGAAGCACCAGTCCGCGTGGGAGACCGTCGCCTACGTGGCGCTGATGCCGAAGCCGCTCTGCTTCGTGTTCAAGCGCGAGCTGCTGTTCGTGCCGTTCTTCGGCTGGGCGCTGGGCATGCTCAAGATGGTCCATATCAACCGCAAGGACGGCTCGCGCGCCTTCGCGCAGGCGGCCAACCAGGGCCGCGAGCGGCTTGCCGAGGGCGCATGGATCATCATGTTCCCCGAGGGCACGCGCACGCCTTCCGGCATGGCGAACCCGCGCTACAAGAGCGGCGGTGCGCGCCTCGCCGCGGAAACGGGCGCATGGATCCTGCCGATGGCGGTGAACTCCGGCCGCGTCTGGCCGCGCAATTCGTTCCGCAAGTATCCGGGCACGGTGACGATCTCGATCGGCCCGGCCATCAGCTCCGCGAACCGCACGGCCGACCAGCTCAACACCGAAGTGCAGACGTGGGTCGAGGCGGAGATGCGCCGCATCGACGCGGACAGCTACCGCGGCGAGCGCGGCGCGCAGGACAAGGCTCCCGCATGA
- a CDS encoding M48 family metallopeptidase — translation MKLLRPAPDTTDAQLELLFGTTGHAVETGERFTAAPGDAALAAEPAPLVAEPPAWPPLQPNARVLHIGERALHYTLKRSARRTIGFTIDDRGLSITAPRWVTLVDIESAILEKQRWIFTKLGEWRHREARRVLPTVQWRDGASLPFLGKPITLQLDSPFGALQFDAATRVLHLALPAHADEQQIKDRVQGWLQHQARRLLAERLDIYAEKLGVRHTGFALTSAATRWGSCTADGKIRLNWRLMHFPLSMIDYVAAHELAHLKEMNHGPRFWETVESIFPEFRDARAQLRAHPPELLPTF, via the coding sequence ATGAAGCTGCTGCGGCCCGCCCCCGATACCACCGACGCGCAGCTCGAGCTGCTGTTCGGGACGACCGGCCATGCCGTCGAGACCGGCGAACGGTTCACGGCGGCGCCCGGCGACGCCGCGCTGGCGGCCGAGCCCGCGCCGCTCGTCGCGGAACCGCCCGCGTGGCCGCCGCTGCAACCCAACGCCCGTGTGCTCCATATCGGCGAGCGCGCGCTGCATTACACGCTCAAGCGGTCGGCGCGCCGGACCATCGGCTTCACGATCGACGATCGCGGCCTGTCCATCACGGCGCCGCGCTGGGTCACGCTCGTCGATATCGAATCGGCGATCCTCGAAAAGCAGCGCTGGATCTTTACCAAGCTCGGCGAGTGGCGCCATCGCGAAGCGCGCCGTGTGTTACCGACCGTGCAGTGGCGCGACGGCGCGAGCCTGCCGTTCCTCGGCAAGCCGATCACGCTGCAGCTGGACTCGCCGTTCGGCGCGCTGCAGTTCGATGCGGCCACGCGCGTGCTGCATCTCGCGTTACCGGCGCATGCCGACGAACAACAGATCAAGGATCGCGTGCAGGGCTGGCTCCAGCATCAGGCACGGCGCCTGCTGGCCGAGCGGCTCGATATCTACGCGGAGAAGCTCGGCGTGCGCCATACCGGTTTTGCGCTGACGTCCGCGGCCACGCGCTGGGGCAGCTGCACCGCCGACGGCAAGATCCGCCTGAACTGGCGCCTCATGCATTTTCCGCTGTCGATGATCGACTACGTGGCCGCGCATGAGCTCGCGCACCTCAAGGAAATGAACCACGGCCCGCGGTTCTGGGAAACGGTCGAATCGATCTTTCCCGAGTTTCGCGATGCCCGCGCACAGCTGCGCGCGCATCCCCCCGAGTTGTTACCGACGTTCTAG
- the gloA gene encoding lactoylglutathione lyase, producing MRLLHTMLRVGDYQRSIEFYTRVLGMQLLRESDNPEYKYRLAFVGYGPESEGAVIELTYNYGVDKYDLGTAYGHIALETDNAAAACDRIRAAGGKVTREAGPVKGGTTVIAFVEDPDGYKIELIERHSTRDANRP from the coding sequence ATGCGACTCCTCCACACCATGCTCCGCGTTGGCGATTACCAGCGCTCGATCGAGTTCTATACGCGCGTGCTCGGCATGCAGCTGCTGCGCGAAAGCGACAACCCCGAGTACAAGTACCGCCTGGCCTTCGTCGGCTACGGTCCCGAGAGCGAAGGCGCGGTGATCGAGCTGACCTACAACTACGGCGTGGACAAGTACGACCTCGGCACGGCCTACGGCCATATCGCGCTGGAGACCGACAATGCCGCCGCGGCCTGCGACCGCATCCGCGCGGCCGGTGGCAAGGTCACGCGCGAAGCGGGCCCGGTCAAGGGCGGCACGACCGTGATCGCGTTCGTGGAAGATCCGGACGGCTACAAGATCGAACTGATCGAGCGTCATTCGACGCGCGACGCGAACCGTCCGTAA
- a CDS encoding DMT family transporter: protein MSVAAQALDRRPLDAIAVGLMLLLCASWGLQQVVIKVTAPLMGAVMQAGVRSAIAALLVYGFTLWRRQPLWQRDGTLPAGLLAGLLFGGEFLCIFVGLGHTTASRMAVFLYTAPVFTALGLHFTVPGERLRPAQWLGVIAAFAGIVIAFADGIGNGIGGATTSPTQGGSTLIGDGLGVLAGALWAATTLLVRASPLASAPASKTLLYQLAVSAVALLALALMAGQHIDVQFNGLVFASLFYQSVLVAFASYLAWFWLLRQYLTSRLAVFSFLTPLFGVTFGVVLMHDVVGVRFAISALLVLGGIVLVNRRG, encoded by the coding sequence ATGAGCGTTGCCGCGCAGGCCCTCGACCGCCGTCCGCTCGACGCCATTGCCGTGGGTCTCATGTTGTTGCTGTGCGCGTCATGGGGCCTGCAACAGGTGGTGATCAAGGTCACCGCACCGCTGATGGGTGCGGTGATGCAGGCCGGCGTGCGCTCGGCCATCGCGGCGCTGCTGGTCTACGGCTTCACGCTGTGGCGCCGCCAGCCGCTGTGGCAGCGTGACGGCACGCTGCCCGCGGGGTTGCTCGCCGGGCTGCTGTTCGGCGGCGAGTTCCTCTGCATCTTCGTCGGACTGGGCCATACCACGGCCTCGCGCATGGCGGTGTTTCTCTATACGGCGCCGGTGTTCACCGCGCTCGGCCTGCATTTCACGGTGCCGGGCGAGCGGCTGCGGCCCGCGCAATGGCTGGGCGTGATCGCCGCGTTCGCGGGCATCGTGATTGCGTTCGCCGATGGCATAGGGAACGGCATAGGGGGCGCGACTACGTCGCCCACGCAGGGTGGTTCCACATTGATCGGGGATGGGCTCGGCGTGCTTGCGGGCGCGCTATGGGCGGCCACCACGCTGCTCGTGCGTGCCAGCCCGCTGGCGAGCGCACCGGCCAGCAAGACGCTGCTGTATCAGCTGGCCGTCTCGGCCGTGGCATTGCTGGCGCTGGCGCTGATGGCGGGCCAGCATATCGATGTGCAATTCAACGGGCTCGTGTTCGCGAGCCTGTTCTACCAGTCCGTGCTGGTGGCGTTCGCGAGCTATCTGGCGTGGTTCTGGCTGCTGCGCCAGTACCTGACGTCCCGGCTCGCGGTGTTCTCGTTTCTCACCCCGTTGTTCGGCGTGACGTTCGGCGTGGTGCTGATGCACGACGTCGTCGGCGTGCGCTTCGCCATATCGGCGCTGCTGGTGCTCGGCGGCATCGTGCTCGTCAATCGCCGGGGTTGA
- the trpS gene encoding tryptophan--tRNA ligase, with translation MTAQTNIDTRPVILTGDRPTGPLHLGHYVGSLKSRVSLQDSHKQYLLLADTQAMTDNAHDPEKVRRNVLEVALDYLAVGIDPAKTTITVQSHLPALAELTLMYLNFVTVSRLERNPTIKEEIQARGFGRDIPAGFLCYPASQAADITGFKAVLVPVGEDQAPLIEQTNEIVRRINHQVGREVLPEAAALIPKHGRLPGVDGKAKMSKSQGNAIPLGASPEQIKEAVHRMYTDPNHLKVSDPGQVEGNVVFTYLDAFDPNVEEVEALKEHYRRGGLGDMVLKRRIEGILQEMLRPIRERREELAKDPGYVFDILKKGTAEARELTQQTLDEVRSALGMFSF, from the coding sequence ATGACAGCCCAAACGAACATCGATACGCGTCCCGTCATCCTGACCGGCGACCGTCCCACCGGCCCGCTGCACCTCGGCCACTACGTCGGCTCGCTCAAGAGCCGCGTGTCGCTGCAGGACTCGCACAAGCAGTATCTGCTGCTGGCCGACACGCAGGCCATGACGGACAACGCGCACGATCCGGAGAAGGTCCGCCGCAACGTGCTCGAGGTCGCGCTCGACTACCTCGCGGTGGGCATCGACCCGGCCAAGACCACGATCACCGTGCAGTCGCATCTGCCCGCGCTGGCCGAGCTGACGCTGATGTACCTGAACTTCGTCACGGTCTCGCGCCTCGAGCGCAACCCGACGATCAAGGAAGAGATCCAGGCGCGCGGTTTCGGCCGCGATATCCCGGCGGGCTTCCTGTGCTACCCCGCCTCGCAGGCCGCGGACATCACGGGCTTCAAGGCCGTGCTCGTGCCCGTGGGCGAGGACCAGGCGCCGCTGATCGAGCAGACCAACGAGATCGTGCGCCGCATCAACCATCAGGTGGGCCGCGAGGTGCTGCCGGAGGCCGCCGCGCTGATCCCGAAGCACGGCCGTCTGCCCGGCGTCGATGGCAAGGCGAAGATGAGCAAGTCGCAGGGCAACGCGATTCCGCTCGGCGCGTCGCCGGAGCAGATCAAGGAAGCCGTGCACCGTATGTACACCGATCCGAACCACCTCAAGGTGTCGGATCCGGGGCAGGTGGAGGGCAACGTGGTGTTCACCTACCTCGACGCGTTCGATCCGAACGTCGAGGAAGTGGAGGCCCTGAAGGAACACTATCGCCGCGGCGGTCTGGGCGACATGGTGCTCAAGCGCCGGATCGAAGGCATCCTGCAGGAGATGCTGCGTCCGATCCGCGAGCGTCGCGAAGAACTCGCGAAGGATCCGGGCTATGTATTCGATATCCTGAAGAAGGGCACGGCCGAAGCGCGCGAACTGACCCAGCAGACGCTGGACGAAGTGCGCAGCGCGCTGGGCATGTTCTCGTTCTGA
- the rsmA gene encoding 16S rRNA (adenine(1518)-N(6)/adenine(1519)-N(6))-dimethyltransferase RsmA gives MRSNVHQGHIARKRFGQNFLVDDGVIHGIINAIDPQPNDVLVEIGPGLGALTNPLLERLPRMHVVELDRDLVERLNRRYGTRLDVHAGDALAFDFARLQEPDRSLRIVGNLPYNISSPLLFHLMSFADVVRDQHFMLQKEVVERMIAEPGSKAFGRLSIMLQVRYHMEHVLDVPPASFNPPPKVDSAVVRMIPWPRLPTGELQSPYAACDTSVLGDVVAAAFSQRRKVLRNTLSFLRDQVDFDALGFDLGRRAEEVPVGEYVDLARLVSAGTQARPAP, from the coding sequence ATGCGTTCAAACGTTCATCAGGGCCACATTGCCCGCAAGCGATTCGGTCAGAACTTCCTCGTGGATGACGGCGTCATCCACGGCATCATCAACGCCATCGATCCGCAGCCGAACGACGTGCTCGTCGAGATCGGCCCGGGCCTCGGCGCGCTGACCAATCCGCTGCTCGAGCGCCTGCCGCGCATGCACGTGGTCGAGCTCGACCGCGACCTCGTCGAACGGCTCAACCGCCGCTACGGCACGCGCCTCGACGTCCACGCCGGCGATGCGCTGGCCTTCGACTTCGCGCGCCTGCAGGAGCCGGACCGTTCGCTGCGCATCGTCGGCAATCTGCCGTACAACATTTCCAGCCCGCTGCTGTTCCATCTGATGAGCTTCGCGGATGTCGTGCGCGACCAGCACTTCATGCTGCAGAAGGAAGTGGTCGAGCGCATGATCGCGGAGCCGGGCAGCAAGGCATTCGGCCGCCTGTCCATCATGCTGCAGGTGCGCTATCACATGGAGCACGTGCTGGACGTGCCGCCGGCTTCGTTCAATCCGCCGCCGAAGGTGGATTCCGCCGTCGTGCGCATGATTCCGTGGCCGCGCCTGCCCACCGGCGAGCTTCAGTCGCCGTATGCCGCGTGCGACACGAGCGTGCTCGGCGACGTGGTGGCCGCGGCGTTCTCGCAGCGCCGCAAGGTGCTGCGCAACACGTTGTCCTTCCTGCGCGACCAGGTCGATTTCGATGCGCTCGGCTTCGATCTCGGCCGCCGTGCCGAGGAGGTGCCGGTCGGCGAGTACGTCGATCTGGCGCGGCTCGTGAGCGCCGGCACCCAGGCCCGGCCGGCCCCCTGA
- the pdxA gene encoding 4-hydroxythreonine-4-phosphate dehydrogenase PdxA gives MPEPLALAISTGEPAGIGPDITIRALLQIAGAHGDARDGGESGRSGNPEIRYHVLGDARMLAARAEALGAGRAWARRLADGDVVIEDIPLDVDCVPGQLDARNGRYVLSLLDAAIDGLLPGSGGVSDSTRFAAMVTAPVQKSTINDAGVPFTGHTEYLAERAGVSRVVMMLAGPQPAHDNAMLRVALATTHLPLRAVPDALSVPLLMETLAIVDGDLRRRFGIARPRILVTGLNPHAGESGHMGREEIDIIGPALTLAQDAGIDARGPYPADTLFQPRHLQGADCVLAMYHDQGLAPLKYGTFGHGINVTLGLPFIRTSVDHGTALDLAASGLAEHGSMIEAIRCAVEMSGHAEGHHANGRHTNGRAPR, from the coding sequence ATGCCCGAACCTCTCGCGCTAGCCATCTCCACCGGCGAACCCGCCGGCATCGGCCCCGACATCACGATCCGCGCGCTGCTGCAGATCGCGGGGGCGCACGGCGACGCGCGGGATGGGGGTGAGAGTGGCAGAAGCGGGAACCCCGAGATCCGTTATCACGTACTGGGCGATGCGCGCATGCTTGCCGCGCGCGCGGAGGCCCTCGGGGCCGGGCGCGCCTGGGCGCGCCGCCTCGCCGACGGCGACGTGGTCATCGAAGATATTCCGCTCGACGTGGACTGCGTGCCGGGGCAACTGGACGCGCGCAACGGCCGCTACGTGCTGTCGCTGCTCGATGCGGCCATCGATGGCCTGCTGCCGGGATCGGGCGGGGTGTCGGACAGCACGCGCTTTGCCGCGATGGTCACCGCGCCCGTGCAGAAAAGCACGATCAACGACGCGGGCGTGCCGTTCACGGGCCATACCGAATATCTGGCCGAGCGCGCGGGCGTGTCGCGCGTGGTGATGATGCTGGCCGGACCACAGCCCGCGCACGACAACGCGATGCTGCGCGTGGCGCTGGCGACCACGCATCTGCCGCTGCGCGCGGTGCCCGACGCGCTGTCCGTACCGCTGCTGATGGAAACGCTTGCGATCGTCGACGGCGATCTGCGCCGGCGCTTCGGCATCGCGCGCCCGCGCATTCTCGTCACCGGCCTCAACCCGCACGCGGGCGAGAGCGGCCATATGGGCCGCGAGGAAATCGACATCATCGGGCCCGCGCTGACGCTGGCGCAGGACGCGGGCATCGACGCGCGCGGCCCGTATCCCGCCGACACGCTGTTCCAGCCTCGCCATCTTCAGGGCGCGGACTGCGTGCTCGCGATGTATCACGACCAGGGGCTCGCGCCCCTGAAATACGGCACGTTCGGTCACGGCATCAATGTGACCCTCGGCCTGCCATTCATTCGGACTTCGGTGGACCATGGCACCGCGCTCGACCTGGCCGCGAGCGGCCTCGCCGAGCACGGCAGCATGATCGAGGCCATTCGCTGCGCGGTGGAAATGTCGGGCCATGCCGAGGGCCACCACGCGAATGGCCGCCACACGAACGGGCGCGCGCCGCGCTGA